A portion of the Streptomyces sp. NBC_00376 genome contains these proteins:
- a CDS encoding Lrp/AsnC family transcriptional regulator, whose product MDAVDRQLIQALRENGRASYAELGRLVGLSGPSVTDRINRLESAGVITGYRATVDAASLGLGVTALIGISLSDAADHEDVARRLKDLAEIEDAWFIAGDDSYMLKVRVGDVDGLEKTIRRLSGTRGVSRTRTTIVLSTKWENRVGELPEES is encoded by the coding sequence ATGGACGCGGTGGACAGGCAGCTCATCCAGGCCCTCAGGGAGAACGGCAGGGCCTCGTACGCCGAGCTGGGGCGGCTCGTCGGGCTCTCCGGGCCCAGCGTCACCGACCGCATCAACCGGCTGGAAAGCGCCGGTGTCATCACCGGCTACCGCGCCACCGTCGACGCCGCGTCCCTGGGGCTCGGGGTCACGGCCCTGATCGGCATCTCGCTCTCCGACGCGGCCGATCACGAGGACGTGGCGCGTCGGCTGAAGGACCTCGCGGAGATCGAGGACGCCTGGTTCATCGCGGGCGACGACTCGTACATGCTCAAGGTGCGCGTCGGTGACGTGGACGGGCTGGAGAAGACCATCCGCCGGCTCAGCGGTACGCGGGGCGTCTCGCGCACCCGGACCACGATCGTGCTCTCCACCAAGTGGGAGAACCGGGTCGGGGAACTTCCCGAGGAGTCGTAG